The following proteins come from a genomic window of Mucinivorans hirudinis:
- a CDS encoding putative periplasmic protein has translation MAYPFVLSLTVIILLVATAFIPPLNLFGLELPRRSILSQITKISENESGAGFQANIPIDSSANLPVTDTMEIVPKRSYSDTTELKTTSWTTNSYAHWQEQPMPAKGKRPNTQREDRFTDTSEEVVIESADSTLANFFVALNGRETLSRPVRIAVMGDSFIEGDIFTADLREILQKRYGGSGVGYVSFASPIAGFRATVGHTFEGFTTYNLANSANAKSEMSKYFTVAGLFVTAQEQAQATFKGVSFRDNLRYYPKAKILFINQKNSTITVGINDTLQQIFTPDPSANLQEININSLIENMSVSVSNADGFIGYGVEMESDMGVTVDNYSIRGSSGIQLTRTNAKINSQFNRLLPYDLIILQYGLNAMSPQVTNYTNYSNQLIRVVAFVKSCFPDASIMIMGVGDRAQNVNGEMVSMAVVEKMAQAQRRAARESGVAFWNTYEAMGGKNSMITFVKNNFASKDYTHIRYEGGRVIARRLAQSLEDAATRWAERNIVRKDSFTTLSTPALVLPDRLGGFKLDSLR, from the coding sequence GTGGCGTACCCATTCGTTCTGTCTCTCACCGTCATCATACTACTTGTTGCCACAGCTTTTATTCCCCCGCTCAATCTTTTTGGACTGGAGTTGCCACGGCGTAGTATCCTTTCGCAAATAACAAAAATATCCGAAAATGAGAGCGGAGCAGGTTTCCAAGCCAATATTCCGATAGATAGTTCTGCTAATCTTCCCGTTACGGACACTATGGAGATTGTGCCGAAACGTTCTTATTCCGATACAACGGAGCTCAAAACAACCTCTTGGACAACAAACTCATATGCCCATTGGCAGGAGCAGCCTATGCCCGCAAAAGGTAAGCGTCCCAATACTCAGCGCGAGGACCGATTTACGGACACGAGCGAGGAGGTAGTCATTGAGAGTGCCGACAGCACGTTAGCCAACTTTTTCGTGGCACTCAACGGGCGTGAAACCCTCTCGCGCCCTGTTAGGATTGCTGTTATGGGCGATTCATTTATCGAGGGCGACATCTTTACGGCTGACCTGCGCGAGATTCTTCAAAAACGATACGGTGGCAGCGGCGTAGGATACGTCTCCTTTGCATCTCCAATAGCAGGTTTTAGGGCGACCGTGGGGCACACCTTCGAGGGTTTTACCACCTATAACCTTGCCAACAGTGCCAACGCAAAGTCTGAAATGAGCAAATACTTTACCGTTGCCGGTCTGTTCGTAACCGCCCAAGAGCAAGCGCAAGCCACATTCAAGGGGGTCTCCTTTCGTGATAATCTCCGATATTATCCCAAGGCTAAGATATTGTTTATCAATCAAAAAAATAGCACCATTACGGTTGGTATAAACGACACCTTGCAACAGATATTCACCCCTGATCCTTCTGCAAATCTTCAGGAGATAAACATCAATTCGCTCATCGAGAATATGAGTGTGTCGGTGAGCAATGCTGATGGTTTCATCGGATATGGTGTTGAGATGGAAAGCGATATGGGGGTCACTGTGGACAACTACTCGATTCGCGGCAGTAGCGGAATACAGCTCACACGCACCAATGCCAAGATTAATAGCCAATTCAACAGACTATTGCCCTACGATTTGATAATTCTGCAATATGGGTTGAACGCTATGTCGCCTCAGGTGACCAACTATACCAACTATTCAAACCAGTTAATTCGAGTTGTGGCATTTGTGAAGAGCTGTTTTCCCGATGCTTCGATTATGATTATGGGTGTAGGTGACCGTGCGCAGAATGTCAATGGCGAGATGGTTTCGATGGCAGTTGTAGAGAAGATGGCGCAGGCGCAACGGCGTGCAGCGCGCGAAAGTGGAGTAGCCTTTTGGAATACCTACGAAGCTATGGGCGGCAAAAATTCGATGATAACTTTCGTCAAAAATAACTTTGCATCAAAGGACTACACTCACATACGATATGAGGGTGGAAGGGTCATAGCCCGCCGGTTGGCTCAATCTCTCGAAGATGCCGCGACGCGCTGGGCTGAGCGAAACATTGTTCGCAAGGATTCATTCACCACCCTCTCCACTCCGGCACTCGTACTGCCTGACCGCTTGGGAGGTTTTAAGTTAGACTCTTTGAGGTAG
- a CDS encoding Immunoreactive 53 kDa antigen PG123: MCYVKGSVPASAQQNIYYTQISRKDINAVSNIIAKYGDKIPTISHADNAKSAASPTQSPQTNAIKQPAESVIFFRHGSETIYRAYKENVAGMELIADNIKERLDDIQSGQMAINLTSFIPAEQRRNPAAINLASLRAAMVRQWLMNNIKGINEENFRFAVSTDNNESVRVECSPANGNSHNSKIYFTKEKQNQERISEVLSWYKTSPMASSDMELGDYDMDFVNPDLDPTEITIITGGEDDKIHMTIYFRLDKDLIDPTYLTNTRTLNAIDSLMSLKSAEYIDTLRITAFASPEGPPVYNQKLSERRAESFRQYILNRYPKFSISSVLALGKGENWEGFRRLAEADTNLPRKAEILSIIDNPNLTLTQREAKIVSLDGGRIYRDYIYPQYYPKLRSGASLFVIYNPAMPVDINFEPVALSVVDPEPEPEPEPIIEPEPIIVEVAEEPIYKYIRPFALKTNLLFDIATLFNVELEIPLGKRFSVLGEWTFPFWGGLGNRGGVAPIPVYSEKYTLQMLSGGLELRYWFPRSKTLEQKATKWGDYNPLNGWFVGTYAGMGLYDFQFGGEGIQGEFFIAAGISGGFAHPIGKYLHMEYSVGVGYLQTEYKNYTPMDGHKVYQYPGRYTWFGPTKAKISLVWIPRFRVKNSKGGDK; this comes from the coding sequence GTGTGCTATGTAAAGGGTTCTGTTCCTGCATCGGCACAACAAAATATCTACTACACACAAATAAGCAGAAAAGATATTAATGCTGTCAGCAACATTATTGCCAAGTACGGCGACAAAATCCCTACAATTTCCCACGCAGACAATGCGAAAAGTGCGGCATCGCCAACTCAGAGTCCGCAAACGAACGCAATAAAACAACCTGCTGAATCTGTGATTTTCTTCCGCCACGGCAGCGAGACCATTTATAGGGCTTACAAAGAGAATGTTGCAGGTATGGAGTTGATAGCGGATAATATCAAAGAGCGCCTTGATGATATTCAGTCAGGACAAATGGCGATAAATCTCACGTCATTTATCCCTGCCGAGCAAAGGCGTAATCCGGCAGCAATAAACCTCGCTTCACTACGTGCGGCGATGGTTCGCCAGTGGTTGATGAATAATATTAAGGGCATTAACGAAGAGAATTTCCGTTTTGCGGTATCCACCGACAACAACGAGTCTGTTCGCGTTGAATGCTCACCGGCAAATGGTAACTCACATAATAGTAAAATATATTTCACGAAAGAGAAGCAAAATCAAGAGAGAATATCCGAAGTCTTGTCGTGGTACAAAACATCACCAATGGCATCATCAGATATGGAACTTGGTGATTATGATATGGATTTTGTCAATCCCGATTTAGACCCTACCGAGATAACAATAATCACGGGAGGCGAAGATGACAAGATTCATATGACCATCTATTTCCGTTTAGATAAAGACCTTATCGACCCCACCTATCTAACCAACACCCGTACTCTGAATGCTATTGACTCCCTGATGAGTCTCAAGAGTGCCGAGTACATTGACACATTACGTATAACTGCATTTGCGTCGCCCGAAGGGCCTCCTGTTTATAACCAGAAACTTTCTGAGAGACGTGCCGAATCCTTCAGACAATACATTCTGAATAGGTATCCGAAATTCTCTATTTCGTCTGTTCTCGCCCTGGGTAAAGGCGAGAACTGGGAAGGTTTTCGTCGTTTGGCAGAAGCCGACACTAATTTGCCGCGAAAAGCCGAGATACTATCCATCATAGACAATCCGAATCTCACCCTCACTCAGCGTGAGGCAAAAATAGTCAGCCTTGATGGTGGTCGCATATATAGAGATTATATATACCCCCAATACTACCCCAAGCTGCGTAGTGGAGCATCACTGTTTGTAATCTACAATCCGGCGATGCCTGTAGATATAAATTTTGAACCTGTTGCATTGTCTGTTGTCGATCCTGAGCCTGAGCCTGAGCCCGAGCCCATAATTGAGCCCGAGCCTATCATTGTAGAGGTGGCAGAGGAGCCCATTTATAAGTATATCCGTCCGTTTGCACTCAAAACGAACTTACTCTTTGATATTGCCACTTTGTTTAATGTTGAGCTTGAGATTCCATTGGGCAAGCGTTTTTCGGTGTTGGGTGAGTGGACTTTTCCTTTCTGGGGAGGATTAGGTAACCGTGGCGGGGTAGCTCCCATTCCTGTCTACTCGGAAAAATATACCCTCCAGATGCTCTCGGGCGGATTGGAGCTCCGTTATTGGTTTCCAAGAAGCAAGACATTAGAACAGAAGGCAACTAAGTGGGGCGACTACAACCCTTTGAACGGTTGGTTCGTGGGTACATATGCAGGAATGGGGTTGTACGATTTTCAGTTTGGTGGCGAGGGGATTCAGGGCGAGTTCTTTATTGCTGCCGGTATCAGCGGTGGTTTCGCTCACCCCATTGGTAAATACCTACATATGGAGTACTCCGTGGGGGTTGGTTATCTGCAAACTGAATATAAAAACTACACTCCTATGGATGGGCACAAGGTGTATCAATATCCGGGGCGATATACTTGGTTTGGACCTACCAAGGCAAAGATTTCGCTTGTGTGGATACCCCGATTTAGGGTAAAGAACAGTAAAGGAGGTGATAAATAA